A single window of Actinomycetota bacterium DNA harbors:
- a CDS encoding alpha/beta hydrolase produces MANDPVAAWRALGQHEVIRGHELFTLDLPVTGEESGPPVVFVHGFPTSSYDWRLMVPALRRDRRVLALDLLGFGLSSKPDQPYRLSEQADLVQSLIVSRGLAEIDLVTHDMGDSVGGELLARDLDGELPFRVRRRVLTNGSIYIGSAHLRIGQRLLLALPDRRLPVGLPRRLLDQGLTDVFGPNSPPPRGELDAQWRLMRHGDGDRLMPRIIRYIRERQAREARFTGAIERHPAPCLILWGRDDPVALPVMAERFEARARAPTHLAMLDGIGHFPMVSAPDQVAAEVAAWCDGGSST; encoded by the coding sequence GTGGCCAACGACCCCGTCGCGGCGTGGCGGGCGCTGGGACAGCACGAGGTCATCCGCGGCCACGAGCTGTTCACCCTCGACCTGCCCGTCACCGGAGAGGAGTCGGGTCCGCCTGTCGTGTTCGTCCACGGCTTCCCCACGTCCTCGTACGACTGGCGGCTGATGGTGCCGGCGCTGCGGCGTGACCGCCGCGTTCTTGCGCTCGACCTGCTCGGGTTCGGACTATCTTCGAAGCCCGATCAGCCGTACCGCCTCAGCGAGCAGGCCGACCTCGTCCAGAGCCTGATCGTGTCCCGCGGTCTCGCGGAGATCGACCTCGTCACCCACGACATGGGCGACTCGGTCGGCGGCGAACTGCTGGCCCGGGACCTCGACGGCGAGCTGCCGTTCCGCGTCAGGCGCCGGGTCCTGACCAACGGTTCCATCTACATCGGCTCGGCGCACCTTCGCATCGGGCAGCGCCTGCTGCTGGCGCTGCCCGACCGGAGGCTCCCGGTGGGCCTGCCGCGAAGACTGCTCGATCAGGGTCTGACCGACGTCTTCGGTCCGAACTCGCCGCCGCCACGGGGGGAGCTCGATGCGCAGTGGCGGCTGATGCGGCACGGTGACGGTGACCGGCTGATGCCGCGCATCATCCGGTACATCCGCGAGCGCCAGGCTCGCGAGGCACGGTTCACCGGCGCGATCGAGCGGCACCCTGCACCTTGCTTGATCCTGTGGGGCCGTGACGACCCGGTGGCCCTGCCGGTGATGGCCGAACGGTTCGAGGCGCGGGCTCGGGCCCCGACCCATCTGGCCATGCTCGACGGTATCGGCCACTTCCCCATGGTCTCAGCCCCTGATCAGGTCGCGGCCGAGGTCGCCGCCTGGTGTGACGGCGGATCTTCTACCTGA
- a CDS encoding DUF3179 domain-containing protein codes for MDGKGGLGIVVAIVTVGLALLLVAMPVLRQPGVEEADTPDLAVNDPDEVADPTETEPLPPGYQRVVSRDCIRPIYAPQFLTATETEWDEGTLVLGVALHGEAHAYPINVLNHREMVLDRLGGTPILSTW; via the coding sequence GTGGACGGAAAAGGTGGCCTGGGCATCGTCGTCGCGATCGTGACGGTCGGCTTGGCGCTGCTGCTGGTCGCGATGCCCGTCCTGCGACAGCCCGGCGTCGAGGAGGCCGACACGCCTGATCTGGCTGTGAACGATCCCGACGAGGTGGCAGACCCGACCGAGACCGAGCCGCTGCCGCCCGGCTACCAGCGGGTCGTCTCGCGTGACTGCATACGCCCCATCTACGCCCCGCAGTTCCTCACCGCCACCGAGACGGAGTGGGACGAGGGCACCCTGGTACTCGGGGTCGCCCTGCACGGGGAAGCGCACGCGTACCCGATCAACGTGCTCAACCACCGGGAGATGGTCCTCGACCGGCTCGGCGGCACGCCGATCCTGTCCACCTGGTGA
- a CDS encoding DUF3179 domain-containing protein has protein sequence MVHRREIDGAEVVLGNQGDLYKRAMTWWDHDTGSVWSQPSGEAILGPRKGQRLELLPSTLTTWGAWTAEHPETLALDAGGGPTSFALDDMLIVVDLERGEPVGVPYLDLQEVTVVNVEVADTPVAVVLDPTTGSWAALSRQLPDGRIVELQAREGGLHAGDGLRWTALGRPLGGQAPPLQPLPSFTSFPRDFAAHFPGSRIVRG, from the coding sequence ATGGTCCATCGCCGAGAGATCGACGGGGCGGAGGTGGTGCTGGGGAACCAGGGTGATCTCTACAAGCGCGCCATGACCTGGTGGGATCACGACACCGGCAGCGTGTGGAGCCAGCCCTCGGGCGAGGCCATCCTCGGACCGAGGAAGGGTCAGCGCCTGGAGCTGCTGCCGTCGACGCTGACCACGTGGGGCGCCTGGACGGCGGAGCACCCCGAGACGCTCGCTCTCGACGCTGGCGGCGGACCTACTAGCTTCGCGCTCGACGACATGCTGATCGTGGTCGATCTGGAACGTGGCGAACCCGTGGGTGTGCCTTACCTCGACCTCCAGGAGGTCACGGTGGTCAACGTCGAGGTGGCCGACACGCCGGTCGCGGTCGTGCTCGACCCAACGACGGGCTCGTGGGCGGCGCTGTCTCGCCAGCTGCCCGACGGACGTATCGTCGAACTCCAGGCCCGAGAGGGTGGACTGCACGCAGGCGACGGTCTGCGCTGGACAGCGCTCGGACGTCCGCTCGGTGGTCAGGCACCGCCGCTTCAGCCCCTGCCGTCGTTCACGAGCTTCCCCCGGGACTTCGCTGCCCACTTCCCCGGCAGCCGCATCGTGCGTGGCTGA
- a CDS encoding glycoside hydrolase family 15 protein, producing MSDRAIEEHAFLSDSHSTALVRLDGSVEWLAFPRFDSPSVCARLLDDEAGHFRVGVAGETEVTRRYIDGSLVLETTFRTPDGVLRLTDALALGVGERGHELGRDAPHALLRHATCTEGQVRLQVEFAPRPEYGLTRPLLCHSEGGVVTRGSPDALALTTDVQLAVDGGTAGAELELTAGDEASFVLQWSRAWEGEPAAWHADDVRDRIDDTLEAWSSWAEQHQGYDGPWRDLVRFSGAVLQGLTFQPTGAIVAAPTTSLPETIGGGRNWDYRYGWLRDASMTLDALWVAACPDEASAFVSWLVGAAATDMHSDAAIQIMYGIAGEHDLAERTLDHLTGWRGSGPVRIGNAAFDQRQLDVYGEVLDAVFRLREQLLPLDGVTRRFLVDLADAAVRDWQEPDQGIWEVRGGPRHFLHSKLMCWVALDRALQLTDDLHTSHEDVQRWTEARRAIRSAILERGYHDGIGAFTQAFGSDVLDASALRIPLVGFLPGDDARVRSTVAAIEERLTDDAGFVYRYRHHDGLAGEEGTFLLCTFWLAQAHAMAGEVERARELFEAAIAVRNDVDLLAEEYGEGQLLGNFPQAFSHVGLVNAAWAITEAERAGQAREHPTEHRGDAGDAA from the coding sequence ATGAGCGACCGCGCGATCGAGGAACACGCCTTCCTGTCCGACTCCCACTCCACCGCCCTGGTCAGGTTGGACGGGTCCGTGGAATGGCTGGCCTTCCCGCGCTTCGATTCGCCCAGTGTCTGCGCCCGACTGCTCGACGACGAGGCGGGCCACTTCCGCGTGGGCGTCGCCGGCGAGACGGAAGTGACCCGACGCTACATCGACGGCAGCCTTGTGCTCGAGACGACCTTCCGCACCCCAGATGGGGTGTTGCGCCTGACCGACGCGTTGGCGCTGGGGGTCGGCGAGCGTGGGCACGAACTCGGCCGGGACGCGCCGCATGCGCTGCTCCGCCACGCCACCTGCACCGAGGGCCAGGTACGTCTGCAGGTGGAGTTCGCCCCCCGCCCCGAGTACGGGCTGACGCGGCCACTGCTGTGCCACAGCGAAGGGGGAGTCGTGACCCGCGGGAGCCCCGACGCGCTCGCCCTGACGACCGACGTCCAACTCGCGGTCGACGGTGGGACCGCCGGCGCGGAGCTGGAACTCACGGCCGGCGACGAGGCGAGCTTCGTCCTGCAGTGGTCACGAGCGTGGGAAGGCGAGCCTGCCGCGTGGCATGCCGACGACGTACGCGACCGGATCGACGACACGCTCGAAGCATGGTCGTCGTGGGCGGAGCAACATCAGGGCTACGACGGCCCCTGGCGCGATCTGGTCCGCTTCAGCGGAGCGGTGCTGCAGGGACTGACCTTCCAGCCCACCGGAGCCATCGTGGCCGCGCCGACGACGTCGCTGCCCGAGACCATCGGCGGGGGGCGCAACTGGGACTACCGCTACGGCTGGCTGCGCGATGCGTCGATGACCCTCGACGCGTTGTGGGTCGCGGCCTGCCCCGACGAGGCGAGCGCCTTCGTATCGTGGCTCGTCGGGGCGGCCGCCACCGACATGCACAGCGACGCGGCGATACAGATCATGTACGGCATCGCGGGTGAACACGACCTCGCGGAACGGACCCTCGATCATCTGACCGGCTGGCGCGGCTCCGGTCCGGTCCGCATCGGCAACGCCGCCTTCGACCAACGCCAGCTCGACGTCTACGGCGAGGTGCTCGACGCCGTCTTCCGGCTGCGCGAGCAGCTCCTGCCCCTCGACGGGGTGACGCGCCGGTTCCTGGTCGACCTCGCCGACGCGGCGGTCCGTGACTGGCAGGAGCCCGACCAGGGGATCTGGGAGGTCCGCGGCGGTCCCCGACACTTCCTGCACTCCAAGCTGATGTGCTGGGTCGCGCTCGACCGTGCGCTGCAGCTAACTGACGACCTCCACACCTCGCACGAAGACGTGCAGCGCTGGACCGAAGCCCGGCGGGCGATCCGCTCCGCGATCCTCGAGCGCGGCTACCACGACGGCATCGGAGCGTTCACCCAGGCGTTCGGTTCCGACGTACTCGATGCCAGTGCGCTGCGAATCCCGCTGGTGGGGTTCCTGCCCGGCGACGACGCTCGGGTGCGCTCGACCGTGGCGGCCATCGAGGAGCGGCTGACCGACGATGCCGGGTTCGTGTACCGCTACCGCCACCACGACGGACTGGCCGGCGAGGAGGGCACGTTCCTGCTGTGCACCTTCTGGCTGGCGCAAGCGCACGCGATGGCGGGCGAGGTCGAGCGTGCCCGGGAACTGTTCGAGGCCGCCATCGCCGTGCGCAACGACGTCGACCTGCTCGCCGAGGAGTACGGCGAGGGACAGCTCTTGGGCAACTTCCCCCAGGCCTTCAGCCACGTGGGTCTCGTCAACGCTGCCTGGGCGATCACGGAGGCCGAGCGTGCCGGCCAGGCACGAGAGCACCCGACAGAGCACCGTGGCGACGCCGGAGATGCGGCATGA
- a CDS encoding DsrE family protein — MKVATVVLADTETHENLARVVNAMTAVKEFHDAGDDVKLIFDGAGTRWPGELSDTDHQAHRLYESVEDVIAGACSYCAEAFDATEDVENAGIRLLDEYKRHPSFRTLLQDGYEVLTF; from the coding sequence ATGAAGGTCGCTACCGTCGTACTCGCAGACACCGAGACCCACGAGAACCTCGCTCGTGTCGTCAACGCCATGACCGCCGTGAAGGAGTTCCACGACGCCGGCGACGACGTCAAGCTCATCTTCGACGGCGCGGGAACACGCTGGCCCGGCGAGCTGTCCGACACCGACCACCAAGCTCATCGGCTCTACGAGTCCGTGGAGGACGTCATCGCGGGCGCGTGCAGCTACTGCGCCGAAGCGTTCGACGCCACCGAAGACGTCGAGAACGCCGGCATCAGATTGCTGGACGAGTACAAGCGCCACCCCAGCTTCCGCACCCTGCTCCAGGACGGCTACGAGGTCCTGACCTTCTGA
- a CDS encoding formate/nitrite transporter family protein, translated as MAPEPAVREIASIMLAVTTFVAANLQHSPANMGYFALWMAETAQGPGWATALGWNIVPAGIGNMLGAAVLVALPFWYVFRPSAGTGDERAGS; from the coding sequence ATGGCGCCCGAACCCGCTGTCCGGGAGATCGCCAGCATCATGCTGGCCGTCACGACGTTCGTGGCGGCGAACCTCCAGCACAGCCCGGCCAACATGGGCTACTTCGCGCTGTGGATGGCCGAGACCGCGCAGGGTCCCGGCTGGGCGACGGCGCTGGGCTGGAACATCGTCCCGGCCGGGATCGGCAACATGCTCGGTGCTGCCGTCCTGGTCGCGCTGCCGTTCTGGTACGTGTTCCGCCCTTCGGCGGGCACGGGCGACGAGCGCGCGGGATCCTGA
- a CDS encoding radical SAM domain-containing protein, translating to MWERSRRRLRDIELTTRPVDDEVAAAHAERWAELPERVRTPAQMVGRKFTGCEATHGVFPSCDFGCEPCYHGAEANRVPIDGSHTIAEVDRQMAYLRQRRGPGQYAQLIGGEVSLLPPDAHAEALAVMRRHGRIPMSFTHGDFDDDYLEAVVLDADGQPRFDSVSFAVHIDSTMRGRRAVRRPANEAELHDERARIAVMFRRLRERHGVRSYLAHNMTVTPDNVDEIAEVVRVCRRLGYRMASFQPAAYVGDERRWGEGYRELTDERVWREIERGVGRRLPFRVLQAGDERCNRSTWGVWVGRRYVPVFDDLDPRDLRARDAYLQAIPANLRLDTWPVKLARAARSLVRHPTDAIVLTRWVARFLARAAPGVLDEPERRSRPPILATTYVMHRFMDAAAVRRAWELMERGVDAEDADTRATQERLRACAYGMAHPASDRVVPACVQHSVLDPAENQQLIPLLPSRARPRSVN from the coding sequence GTGTGGGAACGGTCGCGCCGACGTCTGCGTGACATCGAACTCACGACGCGGCCGGTGGATGACGAGGTCGCCGCGGCGCACGCCGAACGCTGGGCAGAGCTGCCCGAACGTGTCCGGACGCCGGCGCAGATGGTGGGTCGCAAGTTCACCGGCTGCGAGGCGACCCACGGGGTCTTCCCCTCCTGCGACTTCGGCTGCGAGCCTTGCTACCACGGAGCGGAGGCGAACCGGGTTCCTATCGACGGTTCCCACACCATCGCCGAGGTCGATCGCCAGATGGCCTACCTGCGACAGCGCCGTGGACCGGGCCAGTACGCCCAGCTGATCGGTGGAGAGGTCTCGTTGCTGCCGCCCGATGCGCACGCCGAGGCCCTCGCCGTGATGCGTCGTCACGGTCGCATCCCGATGAGCTTCACGCACGGCGACTTCGACGACGACTACCTCGAAGCGGTCGTGCTCGATGCCGACGGGCAGCCGCGGTTCGACTCGGTGTCGTTCGCGGTTCACATCGACTCCACGATGCGCGGCCGTCGCGCGGTCAGGAGGCCGGCCAACGAGGCCGAGCTCCACGACGAGCGGGCACGGATCGCGGTGATGTTCCGGCGCCTGCGCGAGCGTCACGGGGTCCGCAGCTACCTGGCGCACAACATGACGGTCACGCCCGACAACGTCGACGAGATCGCCGAGGTCGTACGGGTCTGCCGCCGCCTGGGGTACCGGATGGCCTCGTTCCAGCCGGCCGCCTACGTCGGCGACGAGCGCCGTTGGGGCGAGGGCTACCGTGAGCTGACCGACGAGCGGGTCTGGCGGGAGATCGAGCGCGGCGTGGGACGTCGTCTGCCGTTCCGGGTGCTCCAGGCCGGCGACGAGCGCTGCAACCGCTCCACCTGGGGCGTGTGGGTTGGTCGGCGTTACGTCCCGGTGTTCGACGACCTCGACCCCCGTGACCTGCGGGCCCGCGACGCCTACCTGCAGGCGATCCCGGCCAACCTGCGTCTGGATACGTGGCCGGTCAAGCTCGCCCGCGCGGCACGCTCGCTCGTCCGACATCCGACCGATGCGATCGTCTTGACGCGATGGGTCGCGCGATTCCTGGCGCGTGCCGCCCCTGGCGTGCTGGATGAACCGGAGCGGCGGAGCAGACCACCGATCCTGGCGACGACCTACGTCATGCACCGCTTCATGGACGCAGCCGCCGTCCGCCGCGCGTGGGAGCTGATGGAGCGCGGCGTCGACGCCGAGGACGCCGACACGCGCGCCACGCAGGAGCGCCTGCGCGCGTGCGCGTACGGGATGGCACACCCGGCATCGGACCGTGTCGTCCCGGCGTGCGTCCAGCACAGCGTGCTCGACCCGGCCGAGAACCAGCAGCTGATCCCGCTGCTCCCCTCACGCGCACGTCCGCGATCCGTCAACTGA
- a CDS encoding NrdH-redoxin yields MTANSITVYWRPGCGFCASLLLGLERSGLAFDRVDIWQDEAAARFVRSVAGGNETVPTVRIGAVALVNPSIPDVLRTVAAELPERLPEGYEPPRPGLLARAVTRVLGG; encoded by the coding sequence GTGACGGCGAACAGCATCACCGTCTACTGGCGTCCCGGGTGCGGCTTCTGCGCATCGCTGCTACTCGGGCTCGAGCGCAGCGGTCTCGCCTTCGACCGGGTCGACATCTGGCAGGACGAGGCTGCGGCGCGCTTCGTCCGGAGCGTCGCTGGGGGGAACGAGACCGTCCCGACCGTACGGATCGGCGCGGTGGCCCTGGTCAACCCCTCGATCCCCGACGTGCTGCGGACGGTCGCGGCCGAGCTGCCGGAGCGTCTCCCGGAGGGCTACGAACCGCCCCGTCCCGGATTGCTCGCGCGGGCGGTCACGAGGGTCCTGGGCGGGTGA
- a CDS encoding DsbA family protein, with the protein MIPVTERTQRREQLDLGLGRAARPDLELIYVGDPMCSWCWGFAPVLERLDTRLDIPLRTIMGGLRTGGRAEPMGAPERVAMGRYWRQVAETTGQRFTTAALEHEGWAYDTEPACRAVVALRQLAPQNTLRWLARVHRAFYVEGVDVTDLSVFPDLLEGFYADRDEYRQVLHDPATLEQTRRDIEQARDLGVAGFPTVLLRDGDDLAVVTRGYVPGDQLEPALARWLEERYGDVGSGLTCDPASGIC; encoded by the coding sequence GTGATCCCTGTGACCGAACGCACGCAGCGACGCGAGCAGCTCGATCTCGGTCTCGGCCGAGCGGCCCGGCCTGACCTCGAGCTGATCTACGTCGGCGACCCCATGTGCAGCTGGTGTTGGGGCTTCGCCCCCGTCCTCGAGCGGCTCGACACTCGCCTCGACATCCCTCTGCGCACCATCATGGGCGGCCTCAGGACCGGGGGTAGAGCCGAACCGATGGGTGCCCCCGAGCGGGTCGCGATGGGGCGCTACTGGCGGCAGGTCGCCGAGACGACCGGCCAGCGGTTCACCACGGCGGCCCTGGAGCACGAGGGGTGGGCCTACGACACCGAACCGGCCTGCCGTGCGGTGGTCGCCCTGCGCCAGCTCGCTCCGCAAAACACGCTGCGGTGGCTCGCTCGCGTTCACCGGGCGTTCTACGTCGAGGGCGTCGATGTCACCGACCTATCGGTCTTCCCCGATCTGCTGGAGGGCTTCTACGCCGACCGCGACGAGTACCGCCAGGTACTGCACGACCCGGCCACGCTCGAGCAGACGCGGAGGGACATCGAGCAGGCACGGGACCTCGGCGTCGCAGGGTTCCCGACCGTGCTTCTGCGCGACGGTGACGACCTCGCGGTCGTGACGCGCGGGTACGTCCCCGGCGACCAACTCGAGCCAGCACTCGCGCGCTGGCTCGAGGAGCGGTACGGCGACGTCGGTTCGGGCCTTACCTGCGATCCGGCCAGCGGGATCTGCTGA
- a CDS encoding zf-HC2 domain-containing protein yields MIRKLRRLVLPPDCREVAQVLQSFLDGELPESKTHLVAVHLEHCERCGIEASVYREVKRSLAELSTAPDPDAVERLRTFAEGLTADEAT; encoded by the coding sequence ATGATCCGCAAACTGCGCCGACTGGTGCTACCACCCGACTGCCGCGAGGTCGCACAGGTCCTGCAATCGTTCCTCGACGGCGAACTACCCGAGTCCAAGACCCACCTCGTCGCCGTGCACCTCGAGCACTGCGAGCGCTGCGGCATCGAGGCGTCCGTCTACCGCGAGGTCAAGCGCTCGCTCGCGGAACTGTCCACAGCACCCGACCCGGACGCCGTCGAACGGCTGCGGACGTTCGCGGAGGGACTCACCGCCGACGAGGCCACGTGA
- a CDS encoding sigma-70 family RNA polymerase sigma factor, whose protein sequence is MSPTETRQPDARDEAFQTYVVPELELLYAVAMRLTRDPHDAEDVVQETLLRAYRAIERFDGRHPRAWLLTILRNSNINRARKRTPDLLWDEQRTLGSMPATGSAGRTDGAAEAALDRIPDDTLVVALKRLSDDHRAVIALVDIDGLSYREAAEVLDIPIGTVMSRLHRARNKLRTRLEKAGYLDGGTR, encoded by the coding sequence GTGAGCCCCACCGAGACCCGCCAACCCGACGCCCGCGACGAGGCGTTCCAGACCTACGTCGTCCCGGAGCTCGAGCTGCTCTACGCCGTCGCCATGCGCCTGACCCGCGACCCCCACGACGCCGAGGACGTGGTCCAGGAGACGCTGCTGCGGGCCTACCGCGCCATCGAGCGTTTCGACGGCCGTCACCCCCGCGCCTGGCTGCTGACGATCCTGCGCAACAGCAACATCAACCGCGCCCGCAAGCGCACCCCGGACCTGCTCTGGGACGAGCAACGCACCCTGGGTTCCATGCCCGCCACTGGGTCCGCCGGTCGCACCGACGGCGCCGCGGAGGCCGCCCTCGACCGCATCCCCGACGACACCCTCGTCGTCGCGCTGAAGCGCCTCTCCGACGACCACCGCGCCGTGATCGCCCTGGTCGACATCGACGGGCTGTCGTACCGCGAGGCCGCCGAGGTCCTCGACATCCCGATCGGGACCGTCATGAGCCGCCTCCACCGCGCCCGCAACAAGCTCCGAACCCGGCTCGAGAAGGCCGGGTACCTCGATGGGGGAACACGATGA
- a CDS encoding AhpC/TSA family protein: MKVHERAGRLERLDATAIFVVHDTPELVRAGLLRGVERPQRFPVLVDPERAAYRAWGLRRAPWWRVWLDPGVWRRYAALLASGQRLRRSGVDTLQLGGDFVVAPDGTVAYSRPQRRDDRPPVGELVAIIQRLRTA, translated from the coding sequence GTGAAGGTGCACGAGCGGGCGGGACGCCTCGAACGCCTGGACGCCACCGCGATCTTCGTCGTCCACGACACCCCGGAGCTCGTCCGGGCGGGACTGCTACGGGGCGTCGAGCGGCCGCAGCGCTTCCCCGTGCTCGTCGATCCCGAGCGCGCCGCGTACCGCGCGTGGGGGCTCCGCCGGGCGCCCTGGTGGCGGGTCTGGCTCGACCCCGGCGTCTGGCGCCGCTACGCCGCGCTGCTCGCCTCGGGGCAACGTCTCCGGCGTTCCGGTGTGGACACGCTCCAGCTTGGCGGGGACTTCGTCGTCGCCCCGGATGGGACCGTCGCGTACAGCCGTCCGCAGCGTCGCGACGACCGCCCACCTGTCGGGGAACTCGTCGCGATCATCCAGCGCCTACGTACGGCGTGA
- a CDS encoding cytochrome c biogenesis CcdA family protein — MIEAPFALAFTAGLVATVNPCGFAMLPAYLSYFMGLTDDDADTSRRAALGRGLTIGAVVSGGFLLVFGVVGVLVTAGLRSIIDLIPWAAIVIGGAVAVLGIAMLAGYEPVVSLPKLARASEGRRYSAVFTFGVSYAVASLSCTLPIFLAVVAGAIPSTNLISGILLFVVYGIGMALVLMVVTLALSLGKRGLVQRLRRSARYVNRVSGAILLLAGAYIVWFWIANLSDPLAASGPITLVETWSSRVTELIGDRPLLWGGALGALAALALLYTLRGGRDSTQ; from the coding sequence GTGATCGAGGCGCCGTTCGCGCTGGCCTTCACCGCCGGGCTTGTGGCCACGGTCAATCCGTGCGGCTTCGCGATGCTGCCCGCCTACCTCAGCTACTTCATGGGTCTGACCGACGACGACGCCGACACGAGCCGCCGAGCCGCCCTCGGTCGCGGGCTCACCATCGGTGCGGTCGTCTCGGGCGGGTTCCTGCTGGTGTTCGGCGTCGTCGGCGTCCTCGTGACGGCCGGGCTCCGCTCCATCATCGATCTCATCCCGTGGGCGGCCATCGTCATCGGAGGCGCGGTCGCTGTCCTCGGCATCGCGATGCTCGCCGGGTACGAGCCGGTCGTCAGCCTCCCCAAGCTCGCTCGTGCCAGCGAGGGGCGACGCTACTCGGCGGTGTTCACCTTCGGCGTCAGCTACGCCGTGGCCTCGCTGTCGTGCACGCTTCCTATCTTCCTCGCCGTGGTCGCCGGAGCCATCCCCAGCACGAACCTGATCAGCGGGATCCTGCTCTTCGTGGTCTATGGGATCGGGATGGCGCTGGTCCTCATGGTCGTCACACTGGCGCTGTCGTTGGGCAAGCGCGGGCTGGTGCAACGGTTGCGCCGCTCCGCGCGCTACGTCAACCGTGTGTCCGGCGCCATCCTGTTGCTGGCCGGCGCGTACATCGTCTGGTTCTGGATCGCCAACCTCTCCGATCCGCTCGCTGCCTCGGGACCGATCACGCTGGTGGAGACCTGGTCGTCGCGGGTGACCGAGCTCATCGGAGATCGGCCCCTGTTGTGGGGCGGGGCGCTCGGGGCGCTGGCGGCGTTGGCCCTGCTCTACACCCTGCGCGGGGGCCGCGACTCGACGCAGTGA
- a CDS encoding TlpA family protein disulfide reductase: MRDLRRVVAVLAGATLALAACGGGADDAGDARHTATDAASPSTEALPSGPIEAFDGGTVRFADYVGTPLVVNFWASWCPPCIAEMPDLEEVHQLAGDRLTFIGINTQDTPDAAEDLVEQTGVTYDLVRDPDGELFRELGVFGMPTTFFVDASGDVVGRHTGLLTRDALVEEIHDQLGIDIDATT, translated from the coding sequence ATGCGTGACCTCCGTCGGGTCGTCGCGGTCCTCGCGGGGGCGACTTTGGCCCTGGCCGCCTGTGGCGGAGGCGCCGATGATGCAGGCGACGCGCGCCACACCGCGACCGATGCCGCGTCACCGTCTACCGAGGCCCTGCCCTCCGGCCCCATCGAGGCGTTCGACGGAGGGACCGTGAGGTTCGCCGACTACGTCGGGACACCGCTCGTGGTGAACTTCTGGGCGTCGTGGTGCCCGCCCTGCATCGCCGAGATGCCCGACCTCGAGGAGGTGCACCAGCTCGCGGGCGACCGCCTGACCTTCATCGGCATCAACACGCAGGACACGCCTGACGCGGCCGAGGACCTCGTCGAGCAGACAGGCGTCACCTACGACCTGGTCCGCGATCCCGACGGCGAGCTGTTCCGCGAACTCGGCGTGTTCGGCATGCCGACCACGTTCTTCGTCGACGCGTCGGGCGACGTGGTCGGACGCCACACCGGCCTGCTCACCCGCGACGCGCTCGTGGAGGAGATCCACGACCAGCTCGGGATCGATATCGACGCGACGACGTGA